The Kribbella amoyensis genomic sequence AGTACGGCCGAGGTCGAGGTGGTCGTCGACGGTGGCCTCACCTTCGCGGTGACCTGCTCGGGCCGTTGCGGGGTCTGGGTACCGGCTGCCGGCGAGAGGTGGCTGCTCAACGGTGTACCCGTCGATGCCGAGAGCGAGGACGGGTGGGCTCACCTCACGTTGCCTTACGCCGGACGTTGGGAGATCGAGGGGGCCCGTCATGGCTGACGACGTGACCAGCGGATGGTTCGACGCTCACATCGTGACCGGCGCGCACCCGGCGGCCCTGGTTCCCAGCAGCGACCGGGACGCGATCGCGGCTCACCTGGACACGCACGCGATGTCGGGCGCCCTCGTCAGTTCGATGGCGTCGTGGTTGCACGATCCGATCGGCGGGAACGCGGAGGCGACCGCGGTCGCCCGGAGCCTGGCCGACCGCGGGGTCCTCGCCTGCTGGACCGCGGTGCCGCCGACGCCCGGGGAACTCGACTCGCTCGACCGGTTGGTGGATCAGGCAGTGGCCGAAGGGGTCGCGGCGTTCCGGCTGTACCCGCGGTCCCACGGGTACTCACCGGTGGACCCGGCGATGGACGAGCTCTACGCCGCGCTCGCGGTGAACGGCCTGCCGCTGTGCTTCGACGTCACCGAGATCGACTGGCATCACCTCGACCAGGCGGCGACCCGGTTCCCCACCTTGCCGATCGTCGTCTCCAGCCTCGGGTACCGGCTGTTGCGGACGCTCTGGGCGGCTCTGCGCGACCACGAGAACCTGTCCGTCGACCTGGTCGACTTCGCCGGTCACCAGGCGATCGAGTGGATGGCGGCGAACGGACTGGCCGACCGGCTGTTGTTCGCGACCGGGCTCGGGCTACGGGATCCCGGCGAGAGCATCGTCCGGCTGGCCTGGTCCGGCCTCGACGACAGCACGGTCACCCAGATCGGCGGAGGTACCGCGGACCGGTTGTTCGGCGTCCGTCGGGCCACCGCGGCCACGGGAGGACGACCATGATCGGGCGGCGACCGCAGCGGAGGGTGGTCGACGTCCACGCGCACCTCGGGCCTTACTCGCTGTTCCAC encodes the following:
- a CDS encoding amidohydrolase family protein; its protein translation is MADDVTSGWFDAHIVTGAHPAALVPSSDRDAIAAHLDTHAMSGALVSSMASWLHDPIGGNAEATAVARSLADRGVLACWTAVPPTPGELDSLDRLVDQAVAEGVAAFRLYPRSHGYSPVDPAMDELYAALAVNGLPLCFDVTEIDWHHLDQAATRFPTLPIVVSSLGYRLLRTLWAALRDHENLSVDLVDFAGHQAIEWMAANGLADRLLFATGLGLRDPGESIVRLAWSGLDDSTVTQIGGGTADRLFGVRRATAATGGRP